From Prochlorococcus marinus XMU1419, a single genomic window includes:
- a CDS encoding NAD(P)H-quinone oxidoreductase subunit 4, translating into MLGTLGAGLSTFPWLSASILFPIGSAFVIPFFPDKGNGKEVRWFALSIALITFLITVGSYINGFDISNENVQLKENINWLPDLGLTWSVGADGISMPLILLTSFITALAVLAAWPVKFKPKLFFFLILVMDGGQIAVFAVQDMLLFFLTWELELIPVYLLLAIWGGKNRQYAATKFIIYTAGSSIFILLAALAMGFYGAEIPNFEFSHLAAQDFSQKFQILCYVGLLIAFGVKLPIVPLHTWLPDAHGEATAPVHMLLAGILLKMGGYALLRFNAQLLPIAHAQFAPLLIVLGVVNIIYAALTSFAQRNLKRKIAYSSISHMGFVLIGIGSFSSLGTSGAMLQMVSHGLIGASLFFLVGATYDRTKTLKLDEMSGVGQKMRIMFALWTACSLASLALPGMSGFVSELMVFTGFVTDEVYTLPFRVVMASLAAIGVILTPIYLLSMLREIFFGKENPKLTEERKLIDAEPREVYIIACLLLPIIGIGLYPRLVTESYLASINNLVARDLTAVKSSMKTNIFSGTKKSQILKAPTI; encoded by the coding sequence ATGTTAGGAACTCTTGGAGCTGGGTTGTCCACTTTTCCTTGGCTATCAGCTTCAATTTTGTTCCCAATTGGTAGTGCCTTCGTGATACCCTTTTTCCCAGATAAAGGAAATGGTAAAGAGGTTAGATGGTTTGCATTGTCTATTGCATTAATAACTTTTTTGATAACTGTAGGTTCTTATATTAATGGTTTTGATATTAGTAATGAAAATGTTCAACTTAAAGAAAATATAAATTGGCTTCCTGATTTAGGGCTTACTTGGTCAGTTGGTGCTGACGGTATTTCTATGCCGCTAATATTATTAACTAGTTTTATAACTGCTTTAGCGGTTTTAGCTGCATGGCCAGTCAAATTTAAACCAAAGTTATTTTTCTTTTTAATATTAGTAATGGATGGTGGGCAGATCGCTGTATTTGCTGTACAAGATATGCTTTTATTCTTTCTAACTTGGGAGCTTGAATTAATACCCGTATACTTACTATTAGCAATATGGGGCGGAAAAAATAGACAATATGCAGCAACAAAATTCATTATTTATACAGCTGGCAGTTCTATATTTATTCTTCTAGCTGCATTGGCAATGGGTTTTTATGGTGCAGAAATTCCTAACTTTGAGTTTTCGCATTTGGCAGCTCAGGATTTTAGTCAAAAATTTCAAATACTTTGTTATGTGGGTCTCTTAATTGCATTTGGGGTAAAACTTCCAATAGTGCCTCTTCATACTTGGCTGCCAGACGCTCATGGAGAGGCTACAGCTCCAGTTCATATGCTTCTGGCTGGAATTTTATTGAAGATGGGAGGATATGCTCTTTTAAGATTTAATGCACAATTGTTACCCATTGCTCATGCTCAATTTGCCCCCTTGTTAATAGTACTGGGTGTAGTAAACATAATTTATGCTGCACTAACTTCTTTTGCGCAAAGAAATCTCAAAAGAAAAATTGCATACAGCTCTATTAGTCACATGGGTTTCGTTCTTATTGGAATAGGAAGTTTTAGTAGCCTTGGAACAAGCGGTGCAATGCTTCAAATGGTAAGCCATGGATTGATCGGTGCTAGTTTATTTTTTCTCGTTGGAGCCACGTATGACAGAACAAAGACTCTTAAACTTGATGAAATGAGTGGTGTAGGACAAAAAATGAGAATCATGTTTGCCCTTTGGACTGCTTGTTCCCTCGCCTCACTTGCTTTGCCAGGCATGAGTGGATTTGTTTCCGAATTAATGGTTTTCACAGGATTTGTTACTGATGAGGTTTATACGCTTCCCTTTAGAGTAGTTATGGCATCTTTAGCTGCTATAGGCGTAATACTTACTCCTATTTATCTACTCTCAATGCTAAGAGAAATTTTCTTCGGTAAAGAAAATCCTAAATTAACCGAAGAACGAAAACTTATCGATGCAGAGCCTAGGGAAGTTTATATTATTGCTTGTTTACTATTACCGATAATCGGAATAGGTTTATACCCAAGATTAGTTACTGAAAGTTATCTTGCATCTATTAATAATTTAGTCGCTAGAGATTTAACTGCAGTTAAATCTTCTATGAAAACAAATATTTTCTCAGGAACTAAAAAAAGTCAAATCTTAAAAGCACCAACAATATAA
- a CDS encoding segregation/condensation protein A, which yields MDKQQLGPRLLIKFLQDAAGKGDLDPWDIDVISVIDSFLEQYSHSFQNNLNSYGSYHKDLSETSEAFFAASVLVNLKAQVLESDVFKENSSDFDDDFGVDDQDWIDQEFDIPKYPEKYLRRRSIAQPILKRTTTLGELVSQLESIAEVIETQDLLLMKRKRNKKYSDRALISQVKSLAHREKLPETTKALGKFIDGWEKALQWTDFEYLVKKWQTVVKNDLDKDRLGVFWALLFLSSENKIEIKQINSLYGPIHIKRIIPDGGLAQLPIENLEVTNSSSTAA from the coding sequence ATAGATAAGCAACAATTAGGTCCTAGATTACTGATTAAGTTTCTTCAAGACGCTGCTGGGAAAGGTGATCTTGATCCGTGGGATATTGATGTAATAAGCGTAATTGATAGTTTTCTAGAGCAATATTCACATTCTTTTCAAAACAATTTAAATAGTTATGGTTCATATCATAAGGATTTATCTGAGACAAGCGAAGCATTTTTTGCCGCTTCTGTTCTAGTTAATTTAAAGGCTCAAGTTTTGGAATCTGATGTTTTTAAAGAAAATTCGTCAGATTTTGATGATGATTTTGGTGTGGATGATCAAGATTGGATTGATCAAGAATTTGATATCCCAAAATACCCGGAAAAATATTTAAGGAGAAGATCGATAGCACAACCAATTCTTAAAAGAACTACAACATTGGGTGAATTGGTAAGTCAATTAGAATCGATTGCTGAAGTTATAGAAACCCAAGATCTTCTTCTAATGAAGAGAAAAAGAAATAAAAAATATTCTGATAGGGCTTTAATTTCTCAAGTGAAATCGCTAGCACATCGCGAGAAACTACCAGAAACCACTAAAGCATTAGGAAAATTTATTGATGGGTGGGAAAAAGCATTGCAGTGGACTGATTTTGAATATTTAGTTAAAAAATGGCAAACAGTTGTAAAAAATGATTTAGATAAAGATCGTCTTGGAGTTTTTTGGGCCTTGTTATTTTTATCATCAGAAAACAAAATTGAAATTAAACAAATTAATTCCTTATACGGCCCAATTCATATCAAAAGGATAATTCCTGATGGAGGGTTAGCTCAATTGCCTATAGAAAATCTCGAAGTAACAAATTCCTCTTCCACAGCTGCTTAG
- a CDS encoding nucleotidyltransferase family protein encodes MKAMILAAGKGTRVQPITHIIPKPMIPILQKPVMEFLLELLKEHGFKEIMVNVSHLAEEIENYFRDGQRFGVEIAYSFEGRIEDGELIGDALGSAGGLKKIQDFQKFFDETFVVLCGDALVDLDLTEAVKKHKEKGAIASLITKQVTRDQVSSYGVVVSDENGRIKAFQEKPSVDKALGDSINTGIYLFEPEIFNYIPSAEKFDIGADLFPKLVEMDLPFFALPMDFEWVDIGKVPDYWSAIRNVLQGKVRQVEIPGKEIKPGVFTGLNVAANWDAVDITGPVYIGGMTRIEDGATIIGPTMIGPSCCICEGATIDNSIIFDYSKIGKGVRLVDKLVFGRYCVGKNGDHFDLQDASLDWLITDSRRSDMTEPSPQQKAMAELLGTDLINIPD; translated from the coding sequence ATGAAGGCAATGATACTTGCGGCGGGAAAAGGTACACGTGTTCAGCCCATCACTCATATCATTCCAAAACCAATGATACCGATTTTACAAAAACCTGTCATGGAGTTTCTTTTAGAGCTTCTGAAAGAGCATGGTTTTAAAGAAATAATGGTTAATGTTTCTCATCTTGCTGAAGAAATTGAAAATTACTTTAGGGATGGTCAAAGATTTGGTGTGGAGATTGCATATAGCTTTGAAGGTAGAATTGAAGATGGAGAATTAATAGGAGATGCTTTAGGTTCAGCAGGTGGATTAAAAAAAATTCAAGATTTTCAAAAATTCTTTGATGAAACTTTTGTTGTACTTTGTGGCGATGCTTTAGTAGATTTAGATCTAACTGAAGCAGTTAAGAAACATAAAGAAAAGGGAGCAATTGCAAGTTTAATAACCAAACAAGTGACTAGAGATCAAGTATCAAGTTATGGCGTAGTTGTCTCAGATGAAAATGGTCGAATAAAGGCGTTTCAAGAAAAACCATCTGTTGATAAAGCTTTAGGAGACTCTATAAATACAGGGATTTATCTTTTTGAACCTGAAATTTTTAATTACATACCATCAGCTGAAAAATTTGATATTGGTGCTGATCTCTTCCCTAAACTTGTTGAAATGGATTTACCATTTTTTGCACTACCAATGGACTTCGAATGGGTAGATATCGGGAAAGTCCCTGATTATTGGAGCGCTATTCGTAATGTGTTACAAGGAAAGGTTAGACAAGTAGAGATACCTGGGAAAGAAATTAAACCTGGAGTTTTTACTGGATTAAATGTTGCTGCTAATTGGGACGCAGTTGATATTACTGGGCCTGTATATATAGGTGGGATGACAAGAATAGAAGATGGAGCAACAATTATAGGACCTACAATGATTGGTCCGAGTTGTTGTATTTGTGAAGGTGCAACTATTGATAATTCAATTATTTTTGATTATTCAAAAATTGGTAAGGGAGTTCGACTCGTAGATAAATTAGTATTTGGTCGTTACTGTGTTGGCAAAAATGGAGATCACTTTGATTTGCAAGATGCATCTTTGGATTGGTTAATAACAGATTCTAGAAGATCTGATATGACTGAGCCCTCTCCCCAGCAGAAGGCAATGGCAGAATTATTAGGGACTGATTTGATTAATATTCCAGATTAA
- a CDS encoding methylenetetrahydrofolate reductase, producing the protein MKSKLQKTLEKKSKVITAELMPPRGGSPVRSLKIAQLLKDKVHAVNITDGSRAVMRMCSLAMSKLLLENGIEPVMQISCRDRNKIALQSDILGANALGIKNILCITGDSVKSGDQQNTKAVHEFESVRLLKQIQDFNKGIDPTFGELSDKKTFIFPGAAADPSCRNKKSLNNRIRKKKEAGARFIQTQMVMEKENLIDFCEKIANPLEIPVIAGVFLLKSYKNALFINKYVPGANIPENILNRLKDAKNPLDEGIQIASEQARDFINIANGIHLMAIKAENLIPEILERANINLEY; encoded by the coding sequence TTGAAATCAAAACTTCAGAAGACTTTAGAAAAAAAATCTAAGGTAATAACGGCAGAGTTAATGCCGCCCAGAGGTGGAAGCCCCGTAAGATCTCTTAAGATAGCACAACTTTTAAAGGATAAGGTACATGCTGTTAACATTACAGATGGAAGCAGGGCTGTAATGAGAATGTGCAGCTTGGCAATGTCCAAACTATTACTGGAAAATGGGATAGAACCTGTGATGCAAATATCTTGCAGAGATCGTAATAAAATTGCTTTACAATCAGACATTCTCGGGGCAAATGCTTTAGGAATTAAAAACATCTTATGCATTACAGGTGATTCTGTAAAAAGCGGGGATCAACAAAACACTAAAGCAGTGCATGAGTTTGAGTCAGTTAGATTGCTTAAACAAATTCAAGATTTCAATAAAGGAATTGACCCTACTTTTGGAGAACTTTCTGACAAAAAAACATTTATATTCCCAGGAGCAGCAGCAGATCCAAGTTGCAGAAATAAAAAAAGTTTAAACAACAGAATTAGAAAGAAAAAGGAGGCTGGAGCTCGATTCATACAAACTCAAATGGTTATGGAAAAAGAAAATTTAATAGATTTTTGTGAAAAAATTGCTAATCCTCTTGAAATACCTGTAATTGCTGGTGTTTTCCTTCTAAAATCTTATAAGAATGCTTTATTCATAAACAAATACGTCCCTGGAGCAAACATTCCTGAAAATATTTTAAATCGTCTTAAAGATGCTAAAAACCCCCTAGATGAAGGGATACAAATTGCTTCAGAACAAGCCCGAGATTTCATTAATATCGCAAATGGTATTCATTTAATGGCAATTAAAGCGGAAAATTTAATCCCTGAGATTCTTGAAAGAGCTAATATTAATCTGGAATATTAA
- a CDS encoding helix-turn-helix domain-containing protein, which translates to MQMVDEEVNNIDMMGLSTREMEIIDLVADGLTNQEIAVKLTISKRTVDNHVSNMFTKTGSKNRVALLNWAMDNGKICRDGFNCCSLPDSDQD; encoded by the coding sequence ATGCAAATGGTTGATGAAGAAGTAAACAACATTGATATGATGGGTCTCTCAACAAGAGAGATGGAAATCATTGATCTCGTAGCTGACGGGCTAACAAATCAAGAAATTGCAGTAAAACTTACTATTAGCAAAAGAACTGTTGATAATCATGTAAGTAATATGTTTACAAAAACGGGTTCTAAAAATAGAGTAGCACTTTTAAATTGGGCAATGGATAATGGAAAGATCTGTAGAGATGGATTTAACTGTTGTTCTCTTCCTGACTCTGATCAAGATTAG
- a CDS encoding CYTH domain-containing protein, which translates to MVLEIERRFLIKNDNWKKFITKKIFIEQGYLSKDLDGWIIRIRFTGKEFKIALKKHIESFTNYEFEYTIPRKDGETIMSNIKNVIKKERFFLEIEKKSWIIDCFKDDNYPLEIAEIELTNEEEDLSLPSFISKEITGLIRYSNLSLANKPFSKWN; encoded by the coding sequence ATGGTCCTTGAAATAGAAAGACGTTTTCTTATAAAAAATGATAATTGGAAAAAGTTTATAACTAAAAAAATTTTTATTGAACAAGGTTATCTATCAAAAGATCTAGATGGTTGGATTATCAGGATAAGGTTTACAGGTAAAGAATTTAAAATAGCACTAAAAAAACATATTGAAAGTTTTACTAATTATGAATTTGAATACACAATCCCACGAAAAGACGGAGAAACAATAATGTCAAATATTAAAAATGTAATAAAGAAAGAAAGATTCTTTTTAGAAATTGAAAAAAAATCTTGGATTATAGATTGTTTTAAAGACGATAATTATCCACTGGAAATTGCCGAAATCGAACTTACCAATGAAGAGGAAGATTTAAGTCTTCCATCTTTTATATCCAAGGAAATTACTGGACTGATACGTTACTCCAATTTAAGTCTTGCTAATAAACCTTTTTCAAAATGGAATTAG
- a CDS encoding NAD(+) kinase, with product MKLSLVLIVYRSNSSIALEAAKFCEEVLKSKNIRSNRIESDFHKDEIEKYLYNSESQPDIGLVLGGDGTFLKCANALGDYDIPLLSINIGGNLGFLTQEKDFLFDKSFIEILENEEYIIDLRNRLNCNVCVSGTRSEKKIIKSYDALNDFYFKSVEEDISPTNQIQIEINNEKVNEYKGDGLIISSSTGSTAYSMAAGGPIVHPSVDAMIINPICPMSLASRPIVIPNTSKVIIKPINKSQGEIKLWRDGSKCMTIKETYYCEIKKGKSPCKIIRFKKSTSYYNTLIKKLDWKGDLSLKSPKN from the coding sequence ATGAAACTTTCATTAGTGCTTATTGTATATCGTTCAAATAGTTCTATAGCTCTAGAAGCTGCCAAATTCTGTGAAGAAGTTCTAAAAAGCAAAAATATCAGATCAAACAGAATTGAAAGTGATTTTCATAAAGATGAAATTGAAAAATATCTTTATAATTCAGAATCACAACCAGATATTGGCTTAGTTCTTGGTGGGGATGGGACCTTCCTAAAATGTGCGAATGCATTAGGAGATTATGATATTCCTTTATTAAGCATTAATATTGGTGGTAATTTAGGGTTTCTTACTCAAGAAAAAGATTTTTTATTTGACAAATCTTTTATCGAAATCCTTGAAAACGAAGAATATATTATTGACTTACGAAATAGATTAAATTGTAATGTTTGTGTAAGCGGGACACGGTCAGAGAAGAAAATTATAAAAAGCTACGATGCCTTAAATGATTTTTATTTTAAATCTGTTGAAGAGGATATTTCTCCCACCAATCAAATACAAATTGAGATAAATAACGAGAAAGTGAATGAATACAAAGGTGATGGATTGATCATATCTTCATCTACTGGTTCAACAGCATACTCAATGGCTGCAGGTGGTCCAATAGTTCACCCTAGTGTAGATGCAATGATAATTAATCCTATATGCCCAATGAGTTTAGCAAGTAGACCAATAGTTATACCCAATACTAGTAAAGTAATTATTAAACCAATAAACAAAAGCCAAGGTGAAATTAAATTGTGGAGAGACGGTTCAAAATGTATGACCATTAAGGAAACCTATTATTGTGAGATTAAAAAAGGTAAATCACCCTGCAAAATAATAAGGTTTAAAAAAAGCACTAGCTATTACAATACTTTAATAAAAAAACTTGATTGGAAAGGCGATTTATCTCTGAAAAGTCCAAAAAATTAA
- the nuoK gene encoding NADH-quinone oxidoreductase subunit NuoK, with amino-acid sequence MNLESIPIQSFLIVSSALFCIGIWGLLNSRNAVRVLMSIELMLNAVNINLMTFSSYIDNNLIQGQVFTIFVITVAAAEAAVGLAILLSLYRNRVTVDMESFNLLKW; translated from the coding sequence ATGAATTTAGAATCAATTCCTATTCAATCTTTTTTGATAGTATCCTCAGCATTATTTTGCATTGGTATTTGGGGATTATTAAATAGCAGGAATGCAGTTAGAGTTCTCATGAGCATTGAATTAATGCTCAATGCGGTAAATATAAACTTAATGACTTTTTCCTCCTATATTGATAATAATTTAATTCAAGGACAAGTTTTTACTATCTTTGTGATTACTGTTGCTGCAGCAGAAGCAGCAGTTGGACTAGCTATATTATTATCTCTTTATAGGAATAGGGTGACTGTAGATATGGAAAGTTTTAATTTATTAAAATGGTAA
- a CDS encoding NADH-quinone oxidoreductase subunit J: MSIAITTQIICFTVLSLVILIGALGVVLLESIVYSAFLLGGVFMSVAGLYLLLNASFVAAAQVLVYVGAVNVLIIFAIMLVNKKEDLKPINDIKSRRIISTSICLTLLSLLIRVDLTDVWSLSSPQTSIGEESTIRIGEHLFSDYLLPFEVASVLLLMAMIGAIVLARRDVMSKDISTGLPVDQELIEKSSEPLLTNKN, encoded by the coding sequence ATGTCTATTGCAATAACAACTCAAATTATTTGTTTTACAGTTCTTTCTTTAGTTATCCTTATTGGAGCACTTGGTGTTGTGTTGCTCGAAAGTATTGTTTATTCTGCCTTTCTTCTAGGAGGAGTTTTTATGAGTGTGGCAGGATTATATCTTCTTTTAAATGCAAGTTTTGTTGCCGCAGCGCAAGTTTTAGTTTATGTGGGTGCAGTTAATGTTTTAATAATCTTTGCAATAATGCTTGTCAATAAAAAAGAAGATTTAAAGCCCATCAATGACATCAAATCGAGAAGAATAATATCAACATCGATATGTTTAACCCTACTTAGCCTCCTTATAAGAGTTGATTTGACCGATGTATGGAGCTTATCTAGTCCTCAAACCTCTATAGGAGAAGAATCAACTATCAGAATTGGTGAACATCTATTTAGTGATTATTTACTCCCATTTGAAGTAGCTTCAGTTTTACTTTTAATGGCAATGATTGGGGCTATAGTTTTAGCTAGAAGAGATGTAATGAGCAAAGATATTTCGACAGGATTACCTGTTGATCAAGAGTTGATTGAAAAATCATCAGAACCATTACTTACAAATAAAAATTAA
- the ndhI gene encoding NAD(P)H-quinone oxidoreductase subunit I, which produces MKNFLQQINSYIKEALNAGKYLYNGLSVTFDHLRRRPVTVQYPYEKLIPSERYRGRIHYEFDKCIACEVCVRVCPINLPVVDWVMNKETKKKELRNYSIDFGVCIFCGNCVEYCPTNCLSMTEEYELATFDRHNLNFDNIALGRLPTNVTTDPSVKPLRELAYLPKGVMDPHEIPASDTRVGKLPEEVYDWMRPESNENKDKVSSPNN; this is translated from the coding sequence ATGAAAAATTTCCTTCAACAAATAAATAGCTATATTAAAGAAGCATTAAATGCTGGTAAATATTTATATAATGGCTTATCAGTAACTTTTGATCATCTTCGAAGAAGACCTGTAACTGTTCAATATCCATATGAAAAATTAATACCTTCTGAAAGGTATAGAGGAAGAATACATTATGAATTCGATAAATGTATTGCTTGTGAAGTTTGCGTGAGAGTATGCCCCATAAATCTACCCGTAGTTGATTGGGTAATGAATAAAGAAACCAAAAAAAAGGAACTTAGAAATTATTCTATTGACTTTGGAGTTTGTATATTCTGCGGAAATTGTGTTGAATATTGTCCGACCAATTGTCTATCAATGACCGAAGAGTATGAATTAGCTACTTTTGACAGGCACAATCTTAATTTTGACAATATTGCACTTGGTAGATTACCCACAAACGTCACAACAGATCCCTCAGTCAAACCTCTAAGAGAACTTGCATATCTTCCTAAAGGTGTCATGGACCCTCATGAAATCCCAGCTTCAGATACTAGAGTTGGTAAATTACCTGAAGAAGTCTATGATTGGATGAGACCTGAATCCAACGAAAATAAAGATAAAGTTTCTAGTCCAAACAATTAA